A region from the Variovorax paradoxus genome encodes:
- a CDS encoding LysR family transcriptional regulator, with translation MINLNRFDLTSLRLFVAVVDGGSLTAGADRFGVSLPAASKRITDLERHCGMALLQRGQRGVTATPEGQTLHRHAIEVIARLEQLVQAVDDLHSGATGHLRLCANPSAFGGFLPSVLAEYARRYPHVVIDMEDALSEDGIRAVQKGTAELAVIGDNVPHEGLETLVCNVDQLVLLVPAGHLLDGRQNACLADVLEHDLVTLARSASLTRKVMAAADAAKRTPRIRVQVRSFDSMCRMVSFGLGLAILPRAAAALYAQALGLVQIGLEGIEMERVLLLAMRSRSELSGPAAALVEMIEESAAPFSAARHSPKPAG, from the coding sequence ATGATCAATCTGAATCGTTTCGATCTCACCTCGCTGCGACTTTTTGTCGCGGTTGTCGATGGTGGAAGCCTGACCGCGGGTGCAGACCGATTCGGCGTATCGCTTCCGGCGGCCAGCAAGCGCATCACCGATCTCGAACGGCATTGCGGCATGGCGCTGCTCCAGCGCGGCCAGCGCGGCGTGACCGCCACGCCCGAGGGACAGACCCTGCACCGGCACGCGATCGAGGTGATCGCGCGCCTGGAACAGCTCGTGCAGGCCGTCGACGACCTGCACTCGGGCGCCACCGGCCATCTGCGGCTGTGTGCCAATCCTTCCGCTTTCGGCGGCTTCCTGCCCAGCGTGCTGGCCGAGTACGCCCGCCGCTATCCGCACGTGGTGATCGACATGGAAGATGCCCTGAGCGAAGACGGCATCCGCGCCGTGCAGAAGGGCACGGCGGAGCTGGCCGTCATCGGCGACAACGTGCCGCACGAAGGCCTGGAGACCCTTGTCTGCAATGTCGACCAGCTGGTGCTGCTGGTGCCGGCGGGCCACCTGCTGGACGGCCGGCAGAACGCCTGCCTCGCGGACGTGCTCGAGCACGACCTGGTCACGCTGGCACGGAGCGCATCGCTCACGCGCAAGGTGATGGCGGCGGCCGACGCGGCCAAGCGCACGCCCCGCATCCGGGTGCAGGTGCGCAGCTTCGATTCGATGTGCCGCATGGTCTCGTTCGGGCTCGGCCTGGCGATCCTGCCGCGCGCGGCGGCCGCGCTCTATGCCCAGGCGCTCGGCCTCGTGCAGATCGGCCTCGAAGGCATCGAGATGGAACGCGTGCTGCTGCTGGCCATGCGCAGCCGATCGGAACTCTCGGGACCAGCGGCCGCCCTGGTGGAAATGATCGAGGAAAGTGCGGCGCCGTTCAGCGCAGCACGGCACTCTCCGAAGCCTGCCGGATGA
- a CDS encoding I78 family peptidase inhibitor — MPILHRPGFIFSPRARGTMAAALCAASLFMAGCETKPEFRPLTSEVPPPPTFVTVPSEETCQAVEARYALGQALDPLLLEQMRTRTGSKSARTSAVGAPLPSPADPGRLNVDVDPQGRISGARCG; from the coding sequence ATGCCTATCCTCCATCGACCCGGTTTCATCTTTTCTCCGCGTGCGCGCGGCACCATGGCGGCCGCCCTTTGCGCGGCATCGCTCTTCATGGCGGGCTGCGAAACAAAACCCGAATTCCGCCCGCTCACCTCCGAGGTGCCGCCGCCGCCCACTTTCGTGACCGTGCCGAGCGAAGAAACCTGCCAGGCCGTGGAGGCGCGCTATGCGCTCGGCCAGGCCCTCGATCCGCTGCTGCTGGAGCAGATGCGCACGCGCACCGGTTCCAAGTCCGCACGCACTTCGGCCGTCGGCGCGCCGCTGCCGTCTCCGGCCGATCCGGGGCGGCTCAATGTGGACGTCGATCCGCAGGGCCGCATCAGCGGCGCGCGCTGCGGCTGA
- the dapF gene encoding diaminopimelate epimerase: MRIRFTKMQGAGNDFVVLDETRGTLGLTAAQYRFLADRHFGVGADQILTVRPPSKGAAEGVDFQYVIHNADGGEVEQCGNGARCFMRFVREHHLTDKDTVRVETLAGIIEPRMSEDGRVTVDMGPPIFEPARVPFDTAGLDSQPDGAWHSWHLALGTHAESAIVSLAVLSMGNPHAVQVVDNVDTAPVARQGPQIEHHPRFPQRVNAGFMQVVDRSHIKLRVFERGAGETLACGTGACAAVVAGIRLGLLEHRVDVQTHGGVLTIGWEGEGNPVLMTGPATTVFEGDIEVPELP, encoded by the coding sequence ATGCGAATCCGCTTTACCAAGATGCAGGGTGCCGGCAACGATTTCGTCGTGCTGGACGAAACGCGCGGCACGCTGGGCCTCACGGCCGCGCAGTACCGCTTCCTGGCCGACCGCCATTTCGGCGTCGGCGCCGACCAGATCCTCACGGTGCGGCCTCCCTCCAAGGGCGCGGCCGAGGGGGTCGATTTCCAGTACGTGATCCACAACGCCGACGGCGGCGAGGTGGAGCAGTGCGGCAACGGCGCGCGCTGCTTCATGCGCTTCGTGCGCGAGCACCACCTGACCGACAAGGACACGGTGCGCGTCGAAACGCTGGCCGGCATCATCGAGCCGCGCATGAGCGAGGACGGCCGGGTCACGGTCGACATGGGGCCGCCCATCTTCGAACCCGCGCGCGTGCCCTTCGACACCGCCGGCCTCGATTCGCAGCCCGACGGCGCCTGGCACAGCTGGCACCTGGCCCTCGGCACGCATGCCGAATCGGCCATTGTTTCGCTCGCGGTGCTGTCGATGGGCAACCCGCATGCGGTGCAGGTGGTCGACAACGTCGACACCGCGCCCGTGGCCCGGCAGGGCCCGCAGATCGAGCACCATCCGCGTTTTCCGCAGCGGGTGAATGCCGGCTTCATGCAGGTGGTCGACCGCTCGCACATCAAGCTGCGCGTGTTCGAGCGCGGCGCCGGCGAAACGCTGGCCTGCGGCACCGGCGCCTGCGCGGCGGTGGTGGCGGGCATCCGGCTCGGGCTGCTGGAGCACCGGGTCGACGTGCAGACGCATGGCGGCGTGCTCACGATCGGCTGGGAGGGCGAGGGGAACCCCGTGCTCATGACCGGCCCGGCCACCACGGTTTTCGAGGGGGACATCGAGGTGCCCGAGCTGCCATGA